A single window of Pectobacterium parmentieri DNA harbors:
- a CDS encoding tagaturonate reductase gives MKTLNRKDFPGACYPTKVIQFGEGNFLRAFVDWQLDVLNEKTDLQAGVTIVRPINTDFPPSLNTQDGLYTTVIRGLNEQGEAVSDARLIRSVNNEINPYQHFADYLALAHNAAIRFVFSNTTEAGISYHAGDSVNDTPPVSFPAKLTRLLLERFTHFNGESDKGWVIIPCELIDYNGEALKALVLRYAQEWQLSPAFIDWIETANTFCSTLVDRIVTGYPREESSALEEKLGYHDAFLDTAEHFYLFVIQGPDWLADELKLAECPLNIRIVDDIRPYKERKVAILNGAHTALVPVAWLCGLGTVGEAMQDVDVRRFVENTLQQEIIPVLDLPANELREFADAVTGRFQNPYIRHQLLSIALNGMTKFRTRILPQLLAGHRDGHFPVRLTFALAALIAFYRGERAGETYPLQDDEQWLTRYRQLWPRVGTDLTVRELVNEVLADTAHWGEDLTQRSGLVEQVTADLSDILAQGMRQTVKARG, from the coding sequence ATGAAAACATTGAATCGGAAAGACTTTCCCGGCGCATGCTATCCAACAAAAGTGATTCAGTTTGGTGAAGGCAACTTCCTGCGCGCCTTTGTGGACTGGCAGTTGGATGTGCTGAATGAGAAGACCGATCTTCAGGCTGGCGTAACGATTGTGCGCCCCATTAATACGGATTTTCCGCCATCGCTCAATACGCAAGATGGGCTTTACACCACGGTCATCCGAGGGCTTAACGAACAGGGCGAGGCCGTCAGCGATGCGCGGCTGATCCGCTCGGTCAATAACGAGATTAACCCCTATCAGCATTTTGCCGATTATCTGGCACTGGCCCATAACGCCGCCATTCGTTTTGTTTTTTCAAACACCACGGAAGCGGGCATCAGCTATCACGCTGGCGACAGCGTCAACGATACGCCGCCGGTCAGTTTTCCTGCCAAGCTGACACGCCTGTTGCTGGAACGCTTTACGCATTTTAACGGTGAAAGCGATAAAGGCTGGGTCATTATTCCCTGCGAACTGATCGACTATAACGGAGAGGCGCTCAAAGCCCTGGTTCTGCGCTATGCTCAGGAATGGCAACTCTCACCCGCGTTTATCGACTGGATTGAGACAGCAAATACCTTCTGTTCCACGCTCGTGGACAGGATCGTAACGGGATACCCGCGTGAAGAATCATCAGCGCTGGAAGAGAAACTGGGCTATCACGATGCCTTTCTGGATACCGCCGAACATTTTTACCTCTTTGTCATTCAAGGCCCCGACTGGCTGGCGGATGAGCTGAAACTTGCAGAATGCCCGCTGAATATCCGCATTGTTGACGACATCAGACCCTACAAAGAACGTAAAGTGGCGATTCTGAATGGTGCACACACCGCTCTGGTTCCGGTTGCCTGGCTCTGCGGGCTGGGTACGGTAGGTGAAGCCATGCAGGATGTCGATGTGCGTCGCTTTGTAGAAAATACGCTCCAGCAAGAGATCATTCCAGTGCTGGATTTACCGGCGAATGAATTGCGTGAATTTGCCGATGCCGTCACCGGACGCTTTCAGAATCCCTATATTCGCCATCAGTTGCTCTCCATCGCACTCAATGGCATGACTAAATTCCGCACACGTATTCTACCGCAGTTGCTGGCAGGGCACCGCGACGGGCATTTTCCGGTACGGTTGACGTTTGCTCTGGCCGCACTGATTGCCTTCTACCGCGGAGAACGAGCGGGCGAGACTTATCCTTTGCAGGACGATGAGCAGTGGCTCACCCGCTACCGCCAGCTATGGCCACGCGTGGGAACCGATCTGACCGTGCGCGAATTGGTCAACGAGGTACTCGCGGATACCGCACACTGGGGGGAGGATCTCACTCAGCGGTCAGGTTTAGTGGAGCAGGTGACAGCCGACCTGAGCGATATTTTGGCGCAGGGGATGCGTCAGACGGTGAAAGCGCGAGGATAA
- a CDS encoding aldose 1-epimerase family protein, producing MKKLLAMGITLALTSWQLSAQTFVLTDAESSVEKGNWQISSDALKIKNQHFSIEQKVLHGGRQEGSKVITITSQNGLKIALSPTRGMNLLHAAGKNIRLGWDSPVDEVVNPNTINLESRNGLGWLEGFNEMMVRCGFEWTGHPVVSDGMIYTLHGRAGNTPASKVVVEVSDSAPYTITVRGLLKENSFKKSNLETWTELRYVPGSESFTVHDVLTNKADYPRDYQIIYHSNFGTPILEEGARFVAPVKEISPFNDHAKAGLATWQTYKGPTKDFDEMVFNITPYTDSQGKTLAALVNKAGDKGVSIAFDTHQLPLLTLWKNTDTEKQGYVTGIEPGTNYAYPVTIEREQGRVKKLQPGQSTTFELTYSLLSNAEAVQKTEQKVKAIQGDNKTTLTEKPIAVE from the coding sequence ATGAAAAAATTACTGGCTATGGGCATTACACTGGCGCTGACATCATGGCAATTATCGGCACAGACGTTTGTGCTGACAGATGCTGAAAGCAGTGTGGAAAAGGGAAATTGGCAAATCAGCAGTGATGCTCTGAAGATCAAAAACCAGCATTTCAGCATTGAACAAAAAGTCCTGCACGGTGGACGTCAGGAAGGCAGCAAAGTGATTACAATTACCAGTCAGAACGGACTGAAAATTGCTCTCAGCCCAACGCGAGGAATGAATTTACTGCATGCGGCAGGTAAAAACATTCGTTTGGGGTGGGATTCGCCGGTTGACGAGGTCGTAAACCCGAATACCATCAATCTGGAAAGCCGTAATGGACTGGGTTGGCTGGAAGGTTTCAATGAGATGATGGTGCGCTGCGGCTTCGAGTGGACGGGTCACCCGGTCGTCAGTGATGGCATGATCTATACACTGCACGGTCGTGCGGGTAATACGCCTGCCTCAAAAGTGGTGGTGGAAGTCAGCGATAGCGCGCCGTATACCATTACGGTGCGGGGTCTGCTGAAAGAAAACAGCTTTAAGAAGTCAAATCTGGAAACCTGGACCGAACTGCGTTACGTCCCCGGCAGTGAGTCGTTTACCGTACACGATGTGCTGACCAACAAAGCCGACTATCCGCGTGACTATCAGATTATCTACCACAGTAATTTCGGTACGCCGATTCTGGAAGAAGGCGCGCGTTTCGTCGCGCCAGTAAAAGAGATTTCTCCATTTAACGACCACGCCAAGGCGGGTCTGGCAACCTGGCAAACCTACAAAGGGCCGACAAAAGACTTTGATGAGATGGTGTTCAACATTACGCCATATACCGATTCACAAGGTAAAACGCTGGCGGCGCTGGTGAACAAAGCGGGAGATAAGGGCGTGTCGATTGCCTTTGATACTCATCAGTTGCCGTTGCTGACGCTGTGGAAAAATACGGATACGGAAAAGCAGGGCTATGTGACAGGGATCGAACCCGGAACTAACTACGCTTATCCCGTCACGATTGAACGTGAGCAAGGGCGAGTCAAAAAGCTACAGCCCGGACAGAGCACCACGTTTGAGCTGACGTACAGCCTGTTGAGCAACGCAGAGGCGGTACAAAAAACGGAACAGAAAGTGAAAGCCATTCAGGGCGACAACAAAACCACGCTGACGGAAAAACCGATCGCCGTCGAGTAA
- a CDS encoding valine--pyruvate transaminase, which yields MNFSLFGKKFTRHAGITQLMDDLNEGLRTPGAIMLGGGNPAHIPEMDSYFKQLCQEMLEQGKLTEALCNYDGPQGKDTLLNALAKLLSNELGWQIGPQNIALTNGSQSAFFYLFNLFAGRQSDGSLKKVLFPLTPEYIGYSDSGLDEDMFVSVRPQIELLPEGQFKYHVDFDHLSITDDIGLVCVSRPTNPTGNVLTDDELMRLDILAQQHKVPLLIDNAYGVPFPGIIFSDATPLWNPNIILCMSLSKLGLPGSRCGIVIADEKVISAIGNMNGIISLSPGAVGPALAHEMIQRGDLLRLSNDVIRPFYQQRVTETIAIIRRYLSPEQCLIHKPEGAIFLWLWFKELPITTEVLYQRLKKRGVLMVPGHYFFPGLEQEWPHAHQCMRMNYVPEPEKIERGIAILAEEVEKAISVGS from the coding sequence ATGAACTTTTCTCTTTTCGGCAAGAAATTCACGCGCCACGCTGGCATCACCCAATTAATGGACGACCTGAACGAAGGGCTGCGCACGCCAGGCGCAATCATGCTGGGGGGCGGCAATCCGGCGCACATTCCAGAGATGGATAGCTACTTCAAACAGCTCTGTCAGGAGATGCTGGAACAAGGGAAACTGACGGAAGCGCTATGCAACTACGACGGCCCGCAAGGTAAGGATACGCTGCTTAATGCGTTGGCCAAACTCCTGAGTAATGAATTAGGCTGGCAGATTGGACCACAGAATATTGCGCTGACAAATGGCAGCCAGAGTGCATTTTTCTACTTATTTAACCTGTTTGCAGGCCGCCAGAGCGATGGCAGCCTGAAAAAGGTGCTGTTTCCGCTGACGCCGGAATATATCGGTTATTCAGATTCCGGGCTGGACGAAGACATGTTCGTTTCCGTTCGACCGCAGATCGAACTGTTACCTGAAGGACAATTTAAATATCACGTCGATTTCGATCATCTGTCGATTACCGATGATATCGGGCTAGTTTGCGTATCCCGACCAACCAACCCAACCGGTAACGTGCTGACCGACGACGAACTGATGCGTCTGGATATTCTGGCGCAGCAGCACAAGGTTCCTCTGCTGATTGATAACGCCTATGGCGTGCCTTTCCCCGGTATCATTTTCAGTGATGCCACGCCGCTGTGGAACCCGAACATCATCCTGTGCATGAGCCTGTCCAAACTGGGTCTGCCCGGTTCGCGCTGCGGTATCGTGATTGCAGATGAAAAAGTGATTTCAGCGATCGGCAACATGAACGGCATCATTAGTCTGTCACCAGGCGCGGTCGGCCCGGCGCTGGCGCATGAGATGATTCAGCGTGGCGATCTGCTACGCCTATCTAATGACGTCATACGCCCGTTCTACCAGCAGCGCGTGACGGAAACCATCGCGATTATTCGCCGCTATCTGTCGCCCGAACAGTGCCTGATTCACAAACCGGAAGGTGCGATCTTCCTATGGCTGTGGTTCAAAGAGTTGCCTATCACGACGGAAGTGCTGTACCAGCGCCTGAAAAAACGCGGAGTTCTCATGGTGCCGGGTCACTATTTCTTCCCCGGTCTGGAGCAAGAATGGCCACACGCTCATCAGTGCATGCGTATGAACTATGTGCCAGAGCCGGAAAAAATCGAACGTGGTATTGCGATACTGGCGGAAGAAGTCGAAAAAGCAATTTCTGTCGGTAGCTAA
- a CDS encoding DUF7660 family protein — protein sequence MKDDFHPPIDLTKSPVRNKEDIVKLINFLANDVRKSPNEWQNNDLPRYLEAMASWIEDMDGFYKNINRPEPNIDWAGLADILQAAKVYE from the coding sequence ATGAAAGATGATTTTCATCCACCGATAGATTTAACTAAATCTCCAGTGAGAAATAAAGAAGACATTGTAAAATTGATAAATTTCCTGGCCAATGACGTAAGAAAAAGTCCCAATGAATGGCAAAACAATGATCTTCCACGTTATTTAGAGGCGATGGCATCCTGGATTGAAGATATGGATGGATTTTATAAAAACATAAATAGACCAGAGCCTAATATTGATTGGGCCGGTTTGGCTGACATATTGCAGGCTGCAAAAGTATATGAATAA
- a CDS encoding SMI1/KNR4 family protein, protein MKKLIELALKYGETKRLDINLSKCISTINSFGYFPSEGLIQFLQKYNGLQGYHSAYKNNNEASKFFYINPEKSMMEIHKEQVEHYEKITQCSLFPIGECDNGHIILMYGNDAIYGAFDECVYKYGQDIESCFDVLINGKEAISIS, encoded by the coding sequence ATGAAAAAATTAATTGAGTTAGCGTTAAAATATGGTGAAACAAAAAGATTAGACATTAATTTATCTAAATGCATCTCTACTATAAATAGTTTTGGCTATTTTCCTTCAGAGGGATTGATTCAATTCCTCCAGAAATATAATGGGCTGCAAGGATACCATTCTGCTTATAAAAACAATAATGAAGCGAGCAAATTTTTCTATATAAACCCTGAAAAATCCATGATGGAAATACATAAAGAACAGGTTGAACACTATGAAAAAATAACACAATGCTCATTATTCCCTATAGGAGAATGTGATAATGGACACATTATCCTAATGTATGGCAACGATGCTATATATGGCGCTTTTGATGAATGTGTTTATAAATATGGTCAGGATATAGAATCTTGTTTTGACGTTCTGATTAATGGAAAAGAAGCGATTAGTATTAGTTAG
- the dppF gene encoding dipeptide ABC transporter ATP-binding subunit DppF, whose product MSELNATSQPYLLHAIDLKKHYPVKKGFFAPERMVKALDGVSFTLERGKTLAVVGESGCGKSTLGRLLTMIETPSEGELYYQGQDLLKPDPEAQKLRRQKIQIVFQNPYGSLNPRKKVGQILEEPLQINTELSKAERREKALAMMAKVGLKTEHYDRYPHMFSGGQRQRIAIARGLMLDPDVVIADEPVSALDVSVRAQVLNLMMDLQQDLGLSYVFISHDLSVVEHIADEVMVMYLGRCVEKGSKDAIFNNPRHPYTQALLSATPRLNPDLRRERIKLIGELPSPLNPPPGCAFNARCQRCFSTCTQFQPQLKTYGEQQVACFAVDQDEQGTAVA is encoded by the coding sequence ATGAGTGAACTGAATGCCACATCGCAGCCGTACTTACTGCATGCGATCGATTTGAAAAAACACTATCCGGTGAAAAAGGGCTTTTTTGCGCCGGAGCGGATGGTGAAAGCGCTGGATGGCGTGTCTTTTACGCTGGAGCGCGGTAAAACGCTGGCGGTGGTGGGGGAATCGGGCTGTGGAAAATCTACGCTGGGTCGCCTGCTAACGATGATCGAAACCCCGTCAGAGGGCGAACTGTACTATCAGGGACAGGATCTGCTGAAACCGGATCCTGAAGCGCAGAAGCTGCGTCGCCAAAAGATCCAGATCGTTTTCCAGAATCCTTACGGATCGCTGAATCCGCGTAAGAAGGTTGGCCAGATCCTGGAAGAACCGCTCCAGATCAACACCGAGCTTTCGAAAGCAGAACGCCGTGAAAAAGCGCTGGCGATGATGGCAAAAGTGGGGTTGAAAACAGAGCATTATGATCGCTACCCACATATGTTCTCCGGCGGGCAGCGTCAGCGTATCGCTATCGCCCGTGGGTTGATGCTAGACCCAGACGTGGTGATTGCCGATGAACCGGTTTCGGCACTGGATGTGTCGGTGCGCGCGCAGGTGTTGAACTTGATGATGGACTTACAGCAGGATTTAGGGCTGTCTTACGTCTTTATCTCGCACGACCTGTCCGTGGTCGAGCATATCGCCGATGAAGTGATGGTGATGTATCTGGGCCGCTGTGTTGAGAAGGGCAGTAAAGATGCCATTTTCAACAATCCGCGGCACCCTTATACGCAGGCGTTACTGTCCGCGACGCCGCGCCTGAATCCGGATTTACGCCGCGAGCGCATCAAGCTGATCGGTGAGCTGCCTAGCCCGCTGAACCCACCGCCGGGCTGCGCGTTCAACGCCCGCTGTCAGCGCTGCTTCAGCACCTGCACGCAGTTCCAGCCACAGTTGAAAACCTACGGAGAACAGCAGGTTGCCTGCTTCGCCGTCGATCAGGACGAACAGGGCACCGCAGTCGCCTAG
- the dppD gene encoding dipeptide ABC transporter ATP-binding protein, giving the protein MALLNVDKLSVHFGDEDLPFRAVDRISYQVEQGQVVGIVGESGSGKSVSSLAIMGLIDYPGKVMADKLEFNQRDLTKISEKERRNLVGSEVAMIFQDPMTSLNPCYTVGYQIMEAIKVHQGGNRKTRRQRAIDLLTLVGIPDPASRLDVYPHQLSGGMSQRVMIAMAIACRPKLLIADEPTTALDVTIQAQIIELLLELQQRENMALILITHDLALVAEAAHHIIVMYAGQVVESGKAADIFRAPRHPYTQALLRALPEFAVDKARLASLPGVVPGKYDRPNGCLLNPRCPYAQDRCRQEEPGLRDIPGRQVKCHTPLDDAGRPTL; this is encoded by the coding sequence ATGGCGTTGCTCAATGTAGATAAACTGTCGGTTCATTTTGGTGATGAGGATCTACCGTTTCGTGCGGTCGATCGTATCAGCTACCAGGTTGAACAAGGTCAGGTCGTCGGTATCGTCGGGGAGTCTGGTTCCGGTAAATCCGTCAGTTCGCTGGCGATTATGGGATTGATTGATTACCCCGGTAAAGTGATGGCCGACAAGCTGGAATTTAACCAGCGTGATTTAACGAAAATTTCTGAGAAAGAACGGCGTAATCTGGTGGGCTCGGAAGTCGCGATGATTTTCCAGGACCCGATGACCAGCTTGAACCCGTGTTACACCGTCGGCTACCAGATTATGGAAGCCATCAAGGTGCATCAGGGCGGTAACCGCAAAACCCGTCGTCAGCGTGCGATTGACCTGCTGACGCTGGTTGGGATCCCCGATCCGGCTTCGCGTCTTGACGTGTATCCACACCAGCTTTCCGGTGGGATGAGTCAGCGCGTGATGATCGCGATGGCGATTGCCTGTCGGCCAAAGCTGTTGATTGCGGACGAACCTACCACAGCACTGGATGTGACTATTCAGGCGCAGATTATCGAACTGCTGCTCGAATTACAGCAGCGCGAGAACATGGCGCTGATCCTGATTACGCACGATTTGGCGCTGGTGGCCGAAGCGGCACACCACATCATCGTGATGTATGCCGGACAGGTGGTGGAATCGGGTAAAGCGGCGGATATTTTCCGTGCTCCCCGCCATCCGTACACTCAGGCGCTGCTACGTGCGCTGCCGGAGTTTGCGGTGGATAAAGCCCGTCTGGCATCGTTGCCGGGCGTGGTGCCGGGTAAATACGATCGCCCGAACGGCTGTCTGTTAAACCCACGCTGCCCCTATGCGCAGGACCGCTGCCGTCAGGAAGAACCTGGGCTACGCGATATTCCTGGCCGTCAGGTGAAATGTCATACACCGCTGGATGATGCGGGGAGGCCAACCCTATGA
- the dppC gene encoding dipeptide ABC transporter permease DppC → MTHVTSPVVNSAPKPMTPLQEFWHYFKRNKGAVVGMVYVALMLIIAMGANVLAPHLPAEQFRDALLRPPVWQEGGSWQFILGTDDVGRDVLSRLMYGARLSLLVGCLVVVLSLVLGVIFGLLAGYFGGVVDALIMRIVDIMLALPSLLLALVLVAVFGPSIVNASLALTFVALPHYVRLTRAAVLVEVNRDYVTASRVAGASSARQMFINILPNCLAPLIVQASLGFSNAILDMAALGFLGMGAQPPTPEWGTMLADVLQFAQSAWWVVTFPGLAILLAVLAFNLMGDGLRDALDPKLKQ, encoded by the coding sequence ATGACACATGTCACTTCACCTGTTGTAAACAGCGCGCCGAAGCCGATGACCCCGTTACAGGAATTCTGGCACTATTTTAAACGCAACAAAGGGGCGGTTGTTGGCATGGTGTATGTCGCACTGATGCTGATTATCGCCATGGGAGCCAACGTGTTGGCTCCGCACTTACCTGCCGAGCAGTTTCGCGATGCGCTGCTTCGTCCGCCGGTCTGGCAAGAGGGCGGAAGCTGGCAGTTTATTCTGGGAACGGATGACGTCGGGCGTGATGTCCTGTCCCGTTTGATGTATGGCGCGCGCCTGTCGCTGTTGGTCGGCTGTCTTGTGGTGGTGCTATCGTTGGTGTTGGGGGTGATCTTCGGCCTGCTGGCGGGATATTTCGGCGGGGTGGTCGATGCGCTCATCATGCGTATCGTCGATATCATGCTGGCACTGCCAAGCCTGCTGTTGGCGCTGGTACTGGTCGCCGTCTTCGGGCCTTCAATTGTGAATGCGTCGCTGGCGCTGACCTTCGTGGCGTTGCCGCACTATGTCCGTTTGACGCGCGCGGCGGTGCTGGTGGAAGTTAACCGCGATTACGTCACCGCTTCACGCGTGGCGGGCGCTAGCTCGGCACGCCAGATGTTCATCAATATTCTTCCTAACTGTCTGGCACCGCTGATTGTGCAGGCGTCTCTCGGTTTTTCTAACGCCATTCTTGATATGGCTGCTTTGGGTTTCCTCGGTATGGGCGCACAGCCGCCAACGCCAGAGTGGGGCACCATGCTGGCGGACGTTTTGCAGTTTGCGCAAAGCGCCTGGTGGGTGGTGACGTTCCCCGGTCTGGCAATCCTACTGGCGGTATTGGCGTTTAACCTGATGGGGGACGGCTTGCGTGACGCTCTCGACCCCAAACTCAAGCAGTGA
- the dppB gene encoding dipeptide ABC transporter permease DppB, protein MLQFILRRLGLVIPTFIGITLLTFAFVHMIPGDPVMIMAGERGISAERHAQLLAEMGLDKPLWQQYIHYIGGVLQGDLGISLKSRIPVWEEFVPRFKATLELGICAMLFAIAVGIPVGVLAAVKRGSIFDHTSVGLALTGYSMPIFWWGMMLIMLVSVQLDLTPVSGRVSDTIFLDDSMPLTGFMLIDTLFWGEKGDFIDAVEHMILPAIVLGTIPLAVIVRMTRSAMLEVLGEDYIRTARAKGLSRLRVIVVHALRNAMLPVVTVIGLQVGTMLAGAILTETIFSWPGLGRWLIDALQRRDYPVVQGGVLLVATMIILVNLLVDVLYGVVNPRIRHKK, encoded by the coding sequence ATGTTGCAGTTCATACTCCGGCGTTTGGGTCTTGTTATCCCAACGTTTATTGGTATCACCCTGTTGACCTTTGCCTTCGTGCACATGATTCCGGGCGACCCGGTCATGATCATGGCGGGGGAACGTGGTATTTCCGCCGAGCGCCATGCGCAATTGCTGGCTGAAATGGGGCTGGATAAGCCGCTTTGGCAGCAATACATCCACTATATCGGCGGTGTGTTACAGGGCGATCTGGGGATCTCCCTCAAGAGCCGCATCCCGGTGTGGGAAGAGTTTGTGCCTCGCTTCAAGGCGACGCTGGAACTGGGTATCTGCGCGATGCTGTTTGCTATCGCGGTTGGGATTCCAGTAGGCGTATTGGCTGCGGTCAAACGCGGTTCCATTTTCGATCATACCTCTGTTGGCCTGGCGCTGACGGGCTACTCCATGCCGATCTTCTGGTGGGGCATGATGCTGATTATGCTGGTCTCCGTTCAACTCGACCTGACGCCTGTTTCGGGACGCGTTAGCGATACCATTTTCCTCGATGACAGCATGCCGCTCACCGGCTTTATGCTGATCGATACCCTGTTCTGGGGCGAAAAAGGCGACTTTATCGATGCGGTTGAACACATGATCCTGCCTGCTATCGTGCTGGGCACCATTCCGCTGGCGGTGATTGTGCGTATGACGCGCTCCGCGATGCTGGAAGTGCTGGGCGAGGACTACATTCGTACCGCCCGCGCCAAAGGGCTGAGCCGCCTGCGCGTGATTGTCGTGCACGCGTTGCGTAATGCGATGTTGCCGGTGGTGACGGTGATTGGTTTGCAGGTCGGCACTATGCTGGCTGGGGCGATCCTGACGGAAACTATCTTCTCCTGGCCGGGGCTGGGGCGGTGGCTGATCGATGCATTGCAGCGTCGTGACTATCCGGTGGTTCAGGGCGGCGTGCTGCTGGTGGCAACCATGATTATTCTGGTTAACCTGCTGGTGGATGTGCTCTACGGCGTGGTTAACCCACGCATCCGTCACAAGAAATAA
- the dppA gene encoding dipeptide ABC transporter periplasmic-binding protein DppA gives MEKSLVKSRVLKFGLGLLALSVAAGVQAKTLVYCSEGSPEGFNPQLFTSGTTFDASSIPIYNRLVEFKDGTTDTGPGLAEKWDISEDGKTYTFHLRKGVKWQDNKDFKPSREFNADDVIFSFMRQQDANHPYHKVSGGSYEYYQGMGMPELVSKVEKVDDYTVRFVLSRPEAPFLANLAMDFASIMSAEYADKMLKAGTPEKIDLNPIGTGPFQLQQYQKDSRILYKAFEGFWGSKPGVDRLVFSITPDASVRYAKLQKDECQIMPYPNPADLARMKEDKNITLMEQPGLNVGYLSYNVEKKPLDNVKIRQALNYAVNKSAIIEAVYQGAGQAATNLIPPTMWGYNNDVKDYSYDPEKAKALLKEAGMADGFTIDLWAMPVQRPYNPNARRMAEMIQSDWAKVGVKAKIVTYEWGEYLKRAKDGEHQTVLMGWTGDNGDPDNFFATLFSCDAAKNGSNYSKWCYKPFEDLIQPARAVSDHEKRIELYKQAQVVMHDQAPALIVAHSTVYEPVRKNVKGYVVQPRGVHSFNNVTLD, from the coding sequence ATGGAAAAATCCCTGGTTAAATCAAGGGTGCTGAAGTTCGGCCTTGGCTTACTCGCCCTGTCCGTCGCTGCGGGCGTTCAGGCAAAAACGTTGGTTTACTGCTCAGAAGGTTCTCCGGAAGGTTTTAACCCACAGTTGTTCACCTCCGGTACGACATTTGATGCCAGCTCTATTCCTATTTATAACCGTCTGGTGGAATTTAAAGACGGCACCACGGACACTGGCCCGGGTTTGGCTGAAAAATGGGATATTAGCGAAGACGGCAAAACGTATACCTTCCATTTGCGCAAAGGCGTGAAATGGCAAGATAACAAGGATTTCAAACCTTCCCGTGAATTCAATGCTGATGACGTGATTTTCTCCTTCATGCGTCAGCAGGATGCCAACCACCCGTACCATAAAGTTTCTGGCGGCAGCTATGAATACTACCAAGGTATGGGTATGCCAGAGTTGGTTAGCAAAGTCGAAAAAGTAGACGATTATACCGTCCGCTTTGTGCTGAGCCGCCCTGAAGCGCCATTCCTGGCAAACCTGGCGATGGACTTTGCTTCTATCATGTCTGCGGAATACGCGGATAAGATGCTGAAAGCCGGTACGCCAGAGAAGATTGACCTGAACCCAATCGGTACAGGCCCGTTCCAGCTACAGCAGTACCAGAAAGATTCCCGTATTTTGTACAAAGCCTTTGAAGGCTTCTGGGGCAGCAAGCCGGGCGTCGATCGTCTGGTCTTCTCTATCACGCCAGATGCTTCCGTGCGTTACGCCAAGCTGCAAAAAGACGAATGCCAGATCATGCCGTATCCAAACCCGGCCGATCTTGCTCGCATGAAGGAAGACAAAAATATCACGTTGATGGAACAGCCTGGCCTGAACGTTGGCTATTTGTCCTACAACGTTGAGAAAAAACCGCTGGATAACGTCAAGATTCGCCAGGCGCTGAACTATGCGGTCAACAAATCTGCCATCATCGAGGCGGTCTATCAGGGCGCGGGTCAAGCAGCAACCAACCTGATCCCGCCGACCATGTGGGGCTACAACAACGACGTTAAAGACTACAGCTACGATCCTGAGAAAGCGAAAGCCCTGCTGAAAGAAGCGGGTATGGCTGACGGCTTCACTATCGACCTGTGGGCAATGCCGGTACAGCGTCCGTACAACCCGAACGCACGTCGTATGGCGGAAATGATTCAGTCCGACTGGGCGAAAGTGGGTGTGAAAGCCAAGATCGTCACCTACGAGTGGGGCGAGTATCTGAAGCGTGCGAAAGACGGCGAGCACCAGACCGTGCTGATGGGCTGGACGGGCGACAATGGGGACCCAGATAACTTCTTCGCAACCCTGTTCAGTTGCGACGCAGCTAAAAATGGCTCCAACTACTCCAAGTGGTGTTACAAGCCATTTGAAGACCTGATCCAGCCGGCGCGTGCCGTTTCCGATCACGAAAAACGTATTGAATTGTACAAGCAGGCGCAGGTTGTGATGCACGATCAGGCTCCGGCGCTGATTGTCGCGCACTCCACCGTGTATGAGCCAGTGCGTAAAAACGTGAAAGGTTATGTGGTTCAGCCGCGTGGCGTGCATAGCTTCAACAACGTGACGTTGGATTAA